A genomic window from Mesorhizobium sp. 131-2-1 includes:
- a CDS encoding aminotransferase class III-fold pyridoxal phosphate-dependent enzyme, which yields MRDINFLTENNAKPIWHPMAHPAEMRATPPKIIMKGDGVSVTDADGRTVLDAVGGLWNVNLGYSCDPIKKAIASQLDALPYYSGFRGTSTGPSIELAYELCEWFAPEGMVRAFFTSGGSDSVETALRLARQYWKIRSQGDRTKFLALKKGYHGTHFGGASVNGNANFRRNYEPLLPGVFHTPAPWTYRNPFDETDPARLAKLCARAIEDEIAFQGADTIAAFIMEPVLGAGGVIVPHESFMPLVRAICDRHDILLIADEVVTGFGRTGAWSGSRLSGVKPDFMTIAKAITSGYFPLGATLIGAKVADVFEADKTSFGAIGHGYTYSGHPVGCAAGLAALAETRRLAVNENAAARGIELGKALEALKAKHQLVGDVRYQGLMAALELVSDRAAKKPADKKTLAVVAEAAYQAGVMLRVSGNTIILSPPLVISAADVAKIGEALDAGLRAADAA from the coding sequence ATGCGTGACATCAACTTCCTCACCGAGAACAATGCCAAGCCGATCTGGCATCCGATGGCACATCCGGCCGAGATGCGGGCGACGCCGCCGAAGATCATCATGAAGGGCGACGGCGTGTCGGTGACAGATGCCGACGGCCGCACCGTGCTCGACGCGGTCGGAGGCTTGTGGAACGTCAACCTCGGCTACAGCTGCGACCCGATCAAGAAGGCGATCGCATCGCAGCTCGACGCACTGCCATATTATTCCGGCTTTCGCGGCACCTCGACCGGACCGTCGATCGAGCTCGCCTACGAGCTTTGCGAATGGTTTGCCCCGGAGGGCATGGTGAGGGCCTTCTTCACCTCGGGCGGTTCGGATTCGGTCGAGACGGCGCTGCGGCTTGCCCGGCAATACTGGAAGATCAGGAGCCAGGGCGACCGGACGAAATTCCTGGCGCTGAAGAAGGGCTATCACGGCACGCATTTCGGCGGCGCCTCGGTCAACGGCAACGCCAATTTCCGCCGCAACTACGAGCCGCTGCTGCCCGGCGTCTTCCACACGCCGGCGCCGTGGACCTACCGCAATCCGTTCGACGAGACCGATCCGGCGAGGCTGGCGAAGCTCTGCGCGCGGGCGATCGAGGACGAGATCGCCTTCCAGGGCGCCGACACGATCGCGGCCTTCATCATGGAGCCGGTGCTCGGCGCCGGCGGCGTCATCGTTCCGCATGAGAGCTTCATGCCGCTGGTCCGCGCCATCTGCGACCGCCACGACATCCTTTTGATCGCCGACGAGGTGGTGACCGGCTTCGGCCGCACCGGGGCCTGGTCTGGCTCGCGGCTCTCTGGCGTCAAGCCCGATTTCATGACCATCGCCAAGGCGATCACGTCGGGTTATTTCCCGCTCGGCGCCACGCTGATCGGCGCCAAGGTCGCCGACGTGTTCGAGGCCGACAAGACGAGTTTCGGCGCCATCGGGCACGGCTACACCTATTCCGGCCACCCGGTCGGCTGCGCGGCAGGACTGGCGGCGCTCGCCGAAACAAGACGGCTTGCCGTCAACGAGAACGCCGCCGCCCGCGGCATCGAGCTCGGCAAGGCGCTGGAGGCGCTGAAGGCGAAGCATCAACTGGTCGGCGACGTCCGCTATCAGGGCCTGATGGCGGCGCTGGAGCTGGTTTCCGACCGCGCCGCCAAGAAGCCGGCCGACAAGAAGACCCTGGCCGTGGTGGCCGAAGCCGCCTACCAGGCCGGCGTCATGCTGCGCGTCTCCGGCAACACCATCATCCTGTCGCCGCCGCTGGTCATCTCGGCGGCCGATGTGGCGAAGATCGGCGAGGCACTTGATGCGGGGCTGAGGGCCGCTGACGCGGCCTAG
- a CDS encoding helix-turn-helix domain-containing protein — MSQAAIPEFFVYGEPTRALDVGFLHVETVQARASVHRGQVLAHKHPQMAQITFWTGGNGTYRIEDKGWSFSAPTVSFMPSGVVHGFDIEPGTDAIVISVADAALAVLAEQSALPLDQPVFVTGRGETALWERLRDTVRMIQAEYADRLPGMDKILPPLIAVALSGIARLDAESHAVAVPAAVALGGRLRRLIDRHFRDDWPVERYVEELATTRHLLDKAARQVLGAGVRQAIGERRLVEAKRLLLFTIRTVEDIAYETGFNDPAYFSRFFRQTVGLSPAAWRKERLERGNRQ; from the coding sequence ATGAGCCAGGCCGCCATCCCCGAGTTCTTCGTCTATGGCGAGCCCACGCGCGCGCTCGACGTCGGCTTCCTGCATGTCGAGACGGTGCAGGCGCGCGCCTCCGTGCATCGCGGCCAGGTGCTGGCGCACAAGCATCCGCAGATGGCGCAGATTACCTTCTGGACCGGAGGCAACGGCACCTATCGGATCGAGGACAAAGGCTGGAGTTTTTCGGCTCCAACGGTGAGCTTCATGCCGAGTGGCGTGGTGCATGGCTTCGACATCGAGCCGGGGACAGACGCCATCGTCATCTCGGTCGCCGATGCGGCACTCGCGGTGCTCGCCGAACAGTCCGCGCTGCCGCTCGACCAGCCGGTCTTCGTCACAGGTCGCGGAGAAACGGCTCTGTGGGAGCGGTTGCGCGATACGGTCAGGATGATCCAGGCGGAATATGCCGACAGGCTGCCCGGCATGGACAAAATCCTGCCGCCGCTGATCGCCGTGGCGCTGTCAGGCATCGCCCGCCTCGATGCCGAATCGCACGCCGTCGCAGTGCCGGCGGCGGTGGCGCTGGGCGGCCGGCTGCGGCGCCTGATCGACCGTCACTTCCGCGACGACTGGCCGGTCGAGCGCTATGTCGAGGAGCTCGCCACGACCCGCCACCTGCTCGACAAGGCCGCGCGCCAGGTGCTGGGCGCCGGCGTGCGGCAGGCGATTGGCGAAAGGCGCCTCGTCGAGGCCAAGCGCCTGCTGCTCTTCACCATCCGCACGGTCGAGGATATCGCATACGAGACCGGCTTCAACGACCCGGCCTATTTCTCGCGCTTCTTTCGGCAGACGGTTGGCTTGTCGCCGGCGGCGTGGCGGAAGGAACGGTTGGAAAGAGGGAATAGGCAGTAG
- a CDS encoding 4-hydroxyphenylacetate 3-hydroxylase N-terminal domain-containing protein translates to MRSEDFRADTKRPFTGAEYLESLRDGRAVYINGERVADVTSHPAMRNSARSLARLYDALHDPNRQAVLTSPTDTGSGGYTHKYFRVAHSAADLAQQQTAIADWSRMSYGWMGRTPDYKAALMNTLGANAEWYGPFKDNALAWHKRAQEAVLFMNHAIVNPPIDRHKPAEQVKDVFVHITKENDAGIWVSGAKVVATSSALTHYNFLAQSSATVTEDPSLSVMFIVPMNAPGIKMFCRVSYEQTANTVGQPFDYPLSSRFDENDAILVLDNVFIPWEDVLVLRDAQKILSFHPASGFMHGYCFQGCTRFAVKLDFLCGLLAKALRATGGDAFRGNQAALGEVIALRHMFWSFSNAMAHNPIPWASGAVLPNLEAALAYRTFMSEAYPRVIDTVRRVIASGLIYLPSSAKDFDNPEIDRYLAQYVRGSNDMGHVERIKIMKLLWDATGTEFGGRHALYELNYAGAPEEVRLQVLKGAERGGRLKQMEELVDACMADYDEKGWTGDTWLPPLSAAAS, encoded by the coding sequence ATGCGATCGGAAGATTTCCGGGCCGACACGAAACGGCCGTTCACAGGCGCCGAATATCTCGAAAGCCTGCGCGACGGGCGCGCGGTCTATATCAATGGCGAGCGGGTGGCCGACGTCACCAGCCATCCGGCGATGCGCAACTCGGCGCGCTCGCTGGCACGCCTCTACGACGCGCTCCACGATCCCAACCGACAGGCGGTGCTGACCTCGCCGACCGACACCGGATCGGGCGGCTACACGCACAAATATTTCCGCGTCGCGCATTCGGCCGCCGACCTTGCCCAGCAGCAGACGGCGATCGCCGACTGGTCGCGCATGTCCTATGGCTGGATGGGGCGCACGCCTGACTACAAGGCGGCGCTGATGAACACGCTCGGCGCCAATGCCGAATGGTACGGCCCGTTCAAGGACAATGCGCTGGCCTGGCACAAGCGTGCCCAGGAAGCGGTGCTGTTCATGAACCACGCCATCGTCAACCCGCCGATCGACCGCCACAAGCCGGCCGAGCAGGTGAAGGACGTGTTCGTCCACATCACCAAGGAGAACGATGCCGGCATCTGGGTGTCCGGCGCCAAGGTGGTGGCGACGTCGTCGGCGCTCACGCATTACAATTTCCTGGCGCAGAGCTCGGCGACGGTGACCGAGGACCCGTCGCTGTCGGTGATGTTCATCGTGCCAATGAACGCGCCGGGGATAAAGATGTTCTGCCGCGTCTCCTACGAGCAGACGGCCAACACGGTCGGCCAGCCCTTCGACTATCCGCTGTCGTCGCGCTTCGACGAGAACGACGCGATCCTGGTGCTGGACAACGTCTTCATCCCCTGGGAGGACGTGCTGGTGCTGCGCGACGCGCAGAAGATCCTATCCTTCCATCCGGCGTCCGGCTTCATGCATGGCTACTGCTTCCAAGGCTGCACGCGCTTTGCCGTCAAGCTCGACTTCCTCTGCGGCCTGCTCGCCAAGGCGCTGCGCGCCACCGGCGGCGATGCCTTCCGCGGCAACCAGGCAGCACTCGGCGAGGTGATTGCGCTGCGCCACATGTTCTGGAGTTTTTCCAACGCGATGGCGCACAATCCGATCCCGTGGGCCAGCGGCGCGGTGCTGCCCAATCTCGAAGCGGCGCTCGCCTACCGCACCTTCATGTCGGAGGCCTATCCACGTGTCATCGACACGGTGCGCCGGGTGATCGCCTCGGGGCTGATCTACCTGCCGTCCTCGGCCAAGGATTTCGACAATCCGGAGATCGACCGCTACCTCGCGCAATATGTGCGCGGCTCGAACGACATGGGCCATGTCGAGCGCATTAAGATCATGAAACTGTTGTGGGACGCGACCGGAACCGAATTCGGCGGCCGCCATGCGCTCTACGAGCTCAACTATGCCGGCGCGCCGGAAGAGGTGCGGCTGCAGGTGCTGAAGGGCGCCGAGCGCGGCGGCCGGCTGAAGCAAATGGAGGAACTGGTCGACGCCTGCATGGCCGACTATGACGAAAAGGGCTGGACCGGCGACACCTGGCTGCCGCCGCTCTCGGCCGCGGCAAGCTGA
- a CDS encoding flavin reductase: MEAQVSRLEFRDAMARVCAPVNIVTTDGPAGRGGFTATAMCSVSDDPPTLLVCMNERSTQTGLFLANQRFCVNVLTQSHMHLAGKFAGAIRDMAERYNAARWQTMPSGMPALLDAIVSFDCEIGAVNKVGTHNVMFGRVVDIRHGSDEAALLYVGRNYMQPSAVGSFGG; this comes from the coding sequence ATGGAGGCGCAGGTCTCGAGGCTGGAATTCCGGGACGCCATGGCGCGGGTCTGCGCGCCGGTCAACATCGTCACCACGGACGGCCCGGCGGGGCGCGGCGGCTTCACCGCGACCGCCATGTGCAGCGTTTCCGACGATCCGCCGACGCTCTTGGTGTGCATGAACGAACGTTCGACGCAGACCGGCCTGTTCCTCGCCAACCAGCGCTTCTGCGTCAACGTTCTCACCCAGTCGCATATGCATCTGGCGGGAAAGTTCGCCGGCGCGATCCGCGACATGGCCGAGCGCTACAATGCGGCGCGGTGGCAGACCATGCCGTCCGGCATGCCGGCCCTGCTCGACGCCATCGTCAGCTTCGACTGCGAGATCGGCGCGGTGAACAAGGTCGGCACACACAATGTCATGTTCGGCCGCGTCGTCGACATCCGCCATGGCAGCGACGAGGCGGCGCTGCTCTACGTCGGCCGCAACTACATGCAGCCGAGCGCGGTCGGCAGTTTTGGCGGGTGA
- the hpaR gene encoding homoprotocatechuate degradation operon regulator HpaR yields MALLRAREVIMAHFRPMLARHDITEQQWRVLRVLAETGPLEATELANRASILPPSLTRIIKAMEEREFITRNKVKDDGRRALLAISPAGLALIEDLAPERIAIYEAIEQRYGAEQHERLLDMLEGLIQSESSENQT; encoded by the coding sequence ATGGCGCTTCTGCGAGCCCGCGAGGTGATCATGGCGCATTTCCGGCCGATGCTCGCCCGCCACGACATCACCGAGCAGCAATGGCGCGTGCTGCGCGTGCTTGCCGAAACTGGTCCGCTGGAAGCGACCGAGCTCGCCAACCGCGCCTCGATCCTGCCGCCGAGCCTGACCCGCATCATCAAGGCGATGGAGGAGCGCGAGTTCATCACCCGCAACAAGGTCAAGGATGACGGCCGCCGCGCGCTGCTTGCCATCAGCCCGGCCGGCCTGGCGCTGATCGAGGACCTGGCGCCCGAGCGCATCGCCATCTACGAGGCGATCGAGCAGCGCTACGGCGCCGAGCAGCACGAGCGGCTGCTCGATATGCTCGAGGGCCTGATCCAGTCGGAGTCGTCCGAGAACCAGACCTGA
- a CDS encoding 5-carboxymethyl-2-hydroxymuconate Delta-isomerase: protein MPHMAIEYSANLDAKVDMGALCELVSRTILETGLFEPGAVRVRAFRAEAYAIADRLPENGFIDMNFRIGKGRSTDEKKRAGEAIFAAVSEHLASLLTTPHFALSLEIREIDAELSWKKNAIHPRLRGK, encoded by the coding sequence TTGCCCCATATGGCGATCGAATATTCCGCGAATCTCGACGCGAAGGTCGACATGGGCGCGCTTTGCGAACTCGTCTCGCGCACCATCCTCGAAACCGGCCTGTTCGAGCCGGGCGCGGTCCGGGTGCGCGCCTTCCGCGCCGAGGCTTATGCGATCGCCGACCGCCTGCCCGAGAACGGCTTCATCGACATGAACTTCCGCATCGGCAAAGGCCGCAGCACTGATGAGAAGAAGCGCGCCGGCGAAGCGATCTTCGCCGCGGTGTCCGAGCATCTGGCGTCGTTGCTCACGACACCGCACTTCGCGCTGTCGCTGGAGATCCGCGAAATCGACGCCGAGCTGAGCTGGAAGAAGAACGCCATCCACCCGCGGCTCCGCGGCAAGTGA
- the hpaE gene encoding 5-carboxymethyl-2-hydroxymuconate semialdehyde dehydrogenase: protein MATLDDNLRKAEAYLERFRKDGVLNQIGGEAVPSADGSTYETISPIDLKPIARVARGKPADIDRAAKAAKAAFKEWAAISGDARKKLLHKIADAIVARAEEIAFVECVDTGQSLKFMAKAALRGAENFRFYADRAPLARDGQTIRAPNQVNMTTRVPIGPVGVITPWNTPFMLSTWKIAPALAAGCTIVHKPAELSPLTARLLVEIAEQAGLPKGVWNLVNGFGEDAGRALTEHPDIKAIGFVGESRTGSMIMKQGAETLKRVHFELGGKNPVIVFADADLERAADAAVFMIYSLNGERCTSSSRLLVEEGIYDKFTALVAEKAKRIRIGHPLDPETVVGPLIHPVHEEKVLSYIDIGKSEGAVVAAGGGKFAGPGGGCYVSPTLFVGATNKMRIAQEEIFGPVLTAISFKDEADALALANDTQYGLTGYLWTSDVTRAFRFTDALEAGMIWVNSENVRHLPTPFGGAKSSGIGRDGGDWSFDFYMETKNIAFATAPHSIQKLGG, encoded by the coding sequence ATGGCGACACTGGACGACAATCTGCGCAAGGCAGAGGCCTATCTGGAGCGCTTCAGGAAGGATGGCGTGCTCAACCAGATCGGCGGCGAGGCGGTGCCTTCCGCCGACGGCTCGACGTATGAGACGATCTCGCCGATCGACCTGAAGCCGATCGCCAGGGTGGCGCGCGGCAAGCCCGCCGACATCGACCGCGCCGCCAAGGCAGCGAAAGCCGCCTTCAAGGAATGGGCGGCGATATCGGGCGACGCCCGCAAGAAGCTGCTGCACAAAATCGCCGACGCCATCGTTGCGCGGGCCGAGGAGATCGCCTTCGTCGAATGCGTGGACACCGGCCAATCGCTGAAGTTCATGGCCAAGGCTGCCCTGCGCGGCGCCGAGAATTTTCGCTTCTATGCCGACCGCGCGCCATTGGCCCGCGACGGCCAGACGATCCGCGCGCCGAACCAGGTCAATATGACGACGCGTGTGCCGATCGGCCCGGTCGGTGTGATCACGCCGTGGAACACGCCGTTCATGCTGTCGACCTGGAAGATCGCGCCGGCGCTCGCCGCCGGCTGCACGATCGTCCACAAGCCGGCCGAACTGTCGCCGCTGACGGCGCGGCTGCTGGTCGAGATCGCCGAGCAGGCCGGCCTGCCCAAAGGCGTGTGGAACCTCGTCAACGGCTTCGGCGAGGACGCCGGCCGGGCGCTGACCGAGCATCCCGACATCAAGGCTATCGGCTTCGTCGGCGAAAGCCGCACCGGCTCGATGATCATGAAGCAGGGCGCCGAGACGCTGAAGCGCGTGCATTTCGAGCTCGGCGGCAAGAACCCGGTGATCGTCTTCGCCGACGCCGATCTCGAACGCGCCGCCGACGCCGCCGTCTTCATGATCTATTCGCTGAACGGCGAGCGCTGCACCTCATCGTCGCGCCTGCTGGTCGAGGAAGGCATCTATGACAAGTTCACCGCGCTTGTCGCGGAGAAGGCGAAGCGTATCAGGATCGGCCATCCGCTCGACCCCGAAACGGTGGTCGGGCCGCTGATCCATCCGGTGCACGAGGAAAAGGTCCTGTCCTACATCGACATCGGCAAGTCGGAAGGCGCGGTCGTCGCCGCCGGCGGCGGCAAGTTCGCCGGGCCGGGCGGCGGCTGCTACGTCAGCCCGACGCTGTTTGTCGGCGCCACCAACAAGATGCGCATCGCCCAGGAAGAGATCTTCGGGCCGGTGCTGACCGCGATCTCGTTCAAGGACGAGGCCGATGCGCTGGCTTTGGCCAACGACACCCAATACGGCCTGACCGGCTACCTCTGGACCTCGGACGTCACCCGCGCCTTCCGCTTCACCGACGCGCTTGAGGCCGGCATGATCTGGGTCAACTCCGAGAATGTGCGCCACCTGCCGACGCCGTTCGGCGGCGCAAAGAGCTCGGGCATCGGCCGCGATGGCGGCGACTGGTCGTTCGATTTCTACATGGAAACCAAGAACATCGCGTTCGCCACGGCGCCGCATTCCATCCAGAAGCTCGGCGGCTGA
- the hpaD gene encoding 3,4-dihydroxyphenylacetate 2,3-dioxygenase, with amino-acid sequence MPLPQPNLYPEFNIVRLSHVELAVTDLAKSRAFYVDTLGLQVTDETSDAIYLRALEERGHHCIVLRKGPVAEARDLGFKLFSEEDLDKAAHFFKAKGLPVEWVERPYQSRTFRTRDPHGIPLEFYSRMERLPPIHQKYALYKGVKPLRIDHFNCFSPNVDESVAFYNELGFRVTEYTEDAETGRLWAAWTHRKGGVHDIAFTNGLGPRLHHVAFWVPTPLNIIDLLDLMATTGWLANIERGPGRHGISNAFFLYIRDPDNHRIEIYCSDYQTVDPDLEPIKWDLKDPQRQTLWGAPAPRSWFEEGSVFAGVKPRPSDLAASPIVAP; translated from the coding sequence ATGCCCCTGCCCCAACCCAATCTCTACCCGGAATTCAACATCGTGCGGCTCTCCCATGTCGAGCTCGCCGTCACCGACCTCGCCAAGTCCCGCGCCTTCTATGTCGACACGCTCGGCCTGCAGGTGACCGACGAGACCAGCGACGCGATCTATCTGCGCGCGCTCGAAGAACGTGGCCATCACTGCATCGTGCTCAGGAAGGGCCCGGTCGCGGAAGCGCGCGACCTCGGCTTCAAGCTGTTCTCGGAGGAGGATCTCGACAAGGCCGCGCATTTCTTCAAGGCCAAGGGCCTGCCGGTGGAGTGGGTCGAGCGGCCGTACCAGTCGCGCACCTTCCGCACACGCGATCCGCACGGCATTCCGCTGGAATTCTATTCCAGGATGGAACGGCTGCCGCCGATCCATCAAAAATACGCGCTGTACAAGGGCGTGAAGCCGCTGCGCATCGACCACTTCAACTGCTTTTCGCCGAACGTCGATGAATCGGTGGCGTTCTACAACGAGCTCGGCTTCCGCGTCACCGAATACACCGAGGATGCAGAAACCGGCAGGCTGTGGGCCGCCTGGACGCATCGCAAGGGCGGCGTCCACGACATCGCCTTCACCAACGGCCTCGGGCCGCGGCTGCACCATGTCGCCTTCTGGGTGCCGACGCCGCTCAACATCATCGACCTGCTCGACCTGATGGCGACCACCGGCTGGCTAGCGAACATCGAGCGCGGCCCCGGCCGGCACGGCATCTCCAACGCCTTCTTCCTCTACATCCGCGACCCCGACAACCACCGCATCGAGATCTACTGCTCCGACTACCAGACGGTCGACCCCGATCTCGAGCCGATCAAATGGGACCTCAAGGACCCGCAGCGCCAGACGCTGTGGGGCGCGCCGGCGCCGAGGAGCTGGTTCGAGGAAGGCAGCGTCTTCGCCGGCGTCAAGCCGCGCCCGTCCGACCTGGCGGCGTCGCCGATCGTGGCGCCTTAG
- a CDS encoding fumarylacetoacetate hydrolase family protein, with protein sequence MSAARLATFTVGGRTRYGAITGKGVVDLSARHGQWPTLREVIEAGALLRLAEEADAFAPDFKVEDIAYEIPVPSPEKIICVGVNYPDRNEEYKDGQAAPSNPSLFIRFPRSFVGHGAPLVRPPESPQLDYEGEIVIVIGKAGRRIAEADALGHIAALSLCNEGTLRDWVRHAKFNVTQGKNFDRSGSIGPWLVPFTDEAQIADISLTTRVNGEVRQQDRTSRMIFSFRKIIAYISTFTTLVPGDVIVTGTPTGAGARFDPPIWLKPGDVIEVEADGIGLLRNGVVDEGTDR encoded by the coding sequence ATGAGCGCGGCACGCCTCGCCACCTTCACGGTCGGCGGCAGGACGCGCTACGGCGCGATCACCGGCAAGGGCGTCGTCGATCTCTCGGCGCGCCACGGCCAATGGCCGACGCTGCGCGAGGTGATCGAGGCCGGCGCCTTGCTACGGCTGGCCGAGGAAGCAGATGCTTTCGCACCCGACTTCAAGGTGGAGGACATCGCCTACGAGATCCCGGTCCCTTCGCCGGAAAAGATCATCTGCGTCGGCGTCAACTACCCGGACCGCAACGAGGAGTACAAGGACGGGCAGGCGGCGCCCTCCAACCCGTCGCTGTTCATCCGCTTCCCGCGTTCCTTCGTCGGCCACGGCGCGCCGCTGGTGCGGCCGCCGGAATCGCCGCAGCTCGACTATGAGGGCGAGATCGTCATCGTCATCGGCAAGGCCGGCAGGCGCATCGCCGAAGCCGACGCGCTCGGCCATATCGCCGCGCTTTCGCTATGCAACGAAGGCACGCTCCGCGACTGGGTGCGCCACGCCAAGTTCAACGTCACCCAGGGCAAGAATTTCGACCGCTCCGGTTCGATCGGCCCTTGGCTGGTGCCGTTCACCGACGAGGCGCAGATCGCCGACATCTCGCTCACAACCCGCGTCAATGGCGAGGTGCGACAGCAGGACCGCACCAGCCGCATGATCTTTTCCTTCCGCAAGATCATCGCCTACATCTCGACCTTCACCACGCTGGTGCCAGGCGACGTCATCGTCACCGGCACGCCGACCGGTGCCGGCGCCCGCTTCGACCCGCCGATCTGGCTGAAGCCGGGTGATGTGATCGAGGTCGAGGCCGACGGCATCGGCCTGCTCCGCAATGGCGTCGTCGACGAAGGGACTGACCGATGA
- the hpaH gene encoding 2-oxo-hept-4-ene-1,7-dioate hydratase has product MMTEADVEDAAARLFKAERERRQIRLLSLDFPQATMDDAYRVQAALVKRKVAAGLAIKGWKIGLTSKAMQSALAIDIPDSGILFDDMFFDDGGIVPADRFIQPRIEAEIAFVMKAPLAGPDVSIDDVLAATDHITPALEILDTRIERMNKETGRIRTFFDTISDNAANAGIVVGGRSAGPREADLRWIGAIVSRNGEVEETGLGAGVFDHPARGIAWLANRLHQYGMRISAGEVVLSGSFIRPVECRNGDEIAADFGPYGTIRIAFA; this is encoded by the coding sequence ATGATGACGGAGGCTGACGTCGAGGACGCGGCGGCAAGGCTGTTCAAGGCCGAGCGCGAGCGCCGGCAGATCAGGCTGCTCAGCCTCGACTTTCCGCAAGCGACGATGGACGACGCCTACCGGGTGCAGGCCGCGTTGGTGAAGAGGAAGGTCGCCGCGGGACTGGCGATCAAGGGTTGGAAGATCGGCCTGACCTCGAAGGCGATGCAGTCGGCGCTCGCGATCGATATCCCGGATTCCGGCATTCTGTTCGACGACATGTTCTTCGACGACGGCGGCATCGTTCCGGCCGACCGCTTCATCCAGCCGCGCATCGAGGCCGAGATTGCCTTCGTCATGAAGGCGCCGCTCGCCGGCCCCGACGTGTCGATCGACGACGTGCTCGCCGCCACCGACCATATCACGCCAGCGCTGGAGATCCTCGACACCCGCATCGAGCGGATGAACAAGGAGACCGGCCGGATCCGCACCTTCTTCGACACCATATCCGACAATGCCGCCAACGCCGGCATCGTCGTCGGCGGCCGCAGCGCCGGCCCGCGCGAGGCCGATCTGCGCTGGATCGGCGCCATCGTGTCGCGCAATGGCGAGGTCGAAGAGACCGGGCTTGGCGCCGGCGTGTTCGACCATCCGGCGAGAGGCATCGCCTGGCTGGCCAACCGGCTGCACCAATACGGCATGCGGATATCCGCCGGAGAGGTGGTGCTGTCCGGCTCCTTCATCCGGCCGGTGGAGTGCCGGAACGGCGACGAGATTGCTGCCGATTTCGGCCCGTACGGAACCATCCGCATCGCCTTCGCCTGA
- a CDS encoding isopenicillin N synthase family dioxygenase, translated as MARIIPVLDLDRLDQGASELWTFLFDLRTAARDVGFFYLSGHGISASEISEVLDASRRFFALPEADKLAIEMVKSSQFRGYTRAGGELTKGKADWREQLDIGVERPTIPQGPGVPAWTRLQGPNQWPQSLPELRPALLAWQAKATEVAIRLLKAFALSLEQPEDAFDPIYRDEPNHRMKIVRYPGRDATGDDQGVGAHKDGGFLTLLLQDENKGLQVEYDGGWVNVDPIPQTLVVNIGELLELASNGYLRATVHRVVTPPPGVERISVPFFFSARLDATIPLLELPEELAAEARGPACDPDNPLFRDVGTNVLKSRLRSHPDVARRHYADLLETAAS; from the coding sequence ATGGCCAGAATCATCCCCGTGCTCGATCTCGACCGTCTCGACCAGGGCGCCTCGGAACTGTGGACCTTTCTGTTCGACCTGCGCACGGCCGCGCGGGACGTCGGTTTCTTCTATCTCTCCGGCCACGGCATATCGGCTTCTGAAATCTCCGAGGTGCTCGACGCCTCGCGCCGGTTCTTCGCCTTGCCGGAGGCCGACAAGCTGGCCATCGAGATGGTGAAATCCTCACAGTTCCGCGGCTATACGCGCGCTGGCGGCGAGCTGACCAAGGGCAAGGCCGACTGGCGCGAGCAGCTCGACATCGGCGTCGAGCGCCCGACGATCCCGCAGGGGCCGGGCGTCCCGGCCTGGACGCGGTTGCAGGGGCCGAACCAGTGGCCGCAATCCTTGCCGGAGCTGAGACCGGCGCTGCTCGCCTGGCAGGCCAAGGCGACAGAGGTGGCGATCCGCCTGCTCAAGGCCTTCGCGCTCTCGCTTGAGCAGCCGGAAGACGCCTTCGATCCGATCTATCGCGACGAGCCCAACCATCGCATGAAGATCGTGCGCTACCCCGGTCGCGACGCCACCGGCGACGACCAGGGCGTCGGCGCGCACAAGGACGGCGGCTTCCTGACCCTTTTGCTGCAGGACGAGAACAAGGGCCTGCAGGTCGAGTACGATGGCGGCTGGGTTAATGTGGACCCGATCCCGCAGACGCTGGTGGTCAACATCGGCGAGCTGCTCGAACTGGCCTCGAACGGCTATCTCAGGGCAACTGTCCATCGCGTGGTGACGCCGCCGCCCGGCGTCGAGCGCATCTCGGTGCCGTTCTTCTTCAGCGCCCGGCTCGATGCGACGATTCCGCTGCTCGAGCTGCCCGAGGAACTGGCGGCCGAGGCGCGCGGCCCCGCGTGCGATCCAGACAATCCGCTGTTCCGCGACGTCGGAACCAATGTGCTGAAGAGCCGCCTGCGCTCCCATCCGGATGTGGCGCGGCGTCACTATGCCGATCTGCTGGAGACGGCGGCTAGTTGA